Proteins from a single region of Labedella gwakjiensis:
- a CDS encoding ParA family protein produces the protein MHVLSVSSLKGGVGKTTVSLGLASAAFAKGIRTLVVDLDPQSDVSTGMDISLSGRLSVADVLASPKEKTVRQAITPSGWTKTHAGTVDVMIGSPSAINFDGPHPSIRDIWKLEEALAHVESEYDLVLIDCAPSLNALTRTAWAASDRVSVVTEPGLFSVAAADRALRAIEEIRRGLSPRLQPLGIIVNRVRAQSLEHQFRIKELRDMFGPLVLSPQLPERTALQQAQGAAKPVHIWPGESAQEMAKNFDLLLDRVMRTGRVGEYAELTAPKS, from the coding sequence GTGCATGTACTCAGCGTGAGCAGCCTCAAGGGAGGCGTCGGCAAGACCACCGTCAGCCTCGGTCTGGCCTCCGCCGCGTTCGCGAAGGGAATCCGCACGCTCGTCGTCGACCTGGATCCGCAGTCCGACGTGTCGACGGGAATGGACATCTCCCTGTCCGGTCGACTGAGCGTGGCCGACGTCCTCGCATCGCCGAAGGAAAAGACCGTCCGTCAGGCGATCACTCCGTCCGGATGGACGAAGACCCACGCCGGCACGGTCGACGTCATGATCGGAAGTCCCTCGGCCATCAACTTCGACGGCCCTCACCCGTCGATCCGCGATATCTGGAAGCTCGAGGAGGCCCTCGCGCACGTGGAGTCGGAGTACGACCTCGTGCTCATCGACTGCGCTCCCTCGCTCAACGCCCTCACCCGCACCGCATGGGCCGCGAGCGATCGCGTGAGCGTCGTGACGGAGCCCGGGCTCTTCTCCGTGGCCGCAGCCGACCGCGCGCTTCGCGCGATCGAGGAGATCCGTCGCGGTCTCTCCCCCCGCCTCCAGCCGCTCGGCATCATCGTGAACCGAGTCCGTGCCCAGTCGCTCGAGCACCAGTTCCGCATCAAGGAACTGCGCGACATGTTCGGTCCGCTCGTCCTCTCCCCCCAGCTGCCGGAGCGCACAGCCCTGCAGCAGGCGCAGGGGGCCGCGAAGCCCGTGCACATCTGGCCGGGCGAGAGCGCACAGGAGATGGCGAAGAACTTCGATCTTCTCCTCGACCGTGTCATGCGCACGGGACGCGTCGGCGAGTACGCCGAGCTCACGGCACCCAAGTCCTAA